A genomic stretch from Hemicordylus capensis ecotype Gifberg chromosome 1, rHemCap1.1.pri, whole genome shotgun sequence includes:
- the EEF1A1 gene encoding elongation factor 1-alpha 1, producing MGKEKTHINIVVIGHVDSGKSTTTGHLIYKCGGIDKRTIEKFEKEAAEMGKGSFKYAWVLDKLKAERERGITIDISLWKFETSKYYVTIIDAPGHRDFIKNMITGTSQADCAVLIVAAGVGEFEAGISKNGQTREHALLAYTLGVKQLIVGVNKMDSTEPPYSQKRYEEIVKEVSTYIKKIGYNPDTVAFVPISGWNGDNMLEPSSNMPWFKGWKVTRKDGNASGTTLLEALDSILPPTRPTDKPLRLPLQDVYKIGGIGTVPVGRVETGILKPGMVVTFAPVNVTTEVKSVEMHHEALSEALPGDNVGFNVKNVSVKDVRRGNVAGDSKNDPPMEAAGFTAQVIILNHPGQISAGYAPVLDCHTAHIACKFAELKEKIDRRSGKKLEDGPKFLKSGDAAIVDMIPGKPMCVESFSDYPPLGRFAVRDMRQTVAVGVIKAVDKKAAGAGKVTKSAQKAQKAK from the exons ATGGGAAAGGAAAAGACCCACATCAACATTGTTGTCATCGGACATGTCGACTCTGGCAAGTCCACCACCACCGGTCATCTGATTTACAAATGTGGTGGCATTGACAAGAGGACCATTGAGAAGTTTGAAAAGGAAGCAGCTGAG atgggTAAAGGCTCCTTCAAATATGCCTGGGTTTTGGACAAACTGAAGGCAGAACGTGAGCGTGGTATCACTATTGATATCTCACTTTGGAAGTTTGAAACAAGCAAATACTATGTCACCATCATTGATGCTCCTGGTCACAGAGACTTCATCAAAAATATGATTACTGGTACCTCTCAG GCCGACTGTGCTGTCTTGATTGTCGCTGCTGGTGTTGGTGAATTTGAAGCCGGTATTTCCAAGAACGGGCAGACCCGTGAGCACGCCCTTCTGGCCTACACCCTGGGTGTAAAACAGCTCATTGTTGGCGTTAACAAAATGGATTCCACCGAACCACCTTACAGCCAGAAGAGATATGAAGAAATTGTCAAAGAAGTCAGCACATACATAAAGAAAATTGGGTACAACCCAGATACAGTGGCGTTCGTGCCAATTTCTGGTTGGAATGGGGACAACATGTTGGAGCCCAGTTCTAAT ATGCCCTGGTTTAAGGGGTGGAAAGTTACCCGTAAGGATGGTAATGCTAGTGGAACTACTCTGCTGGAAGCTTTGGATTCCATCTTGCCACCAACTCGTCCAACTGACAAACCTCTGCGTCTGCCACTTCAGGACGTTTACAAAATTGGTG GGATTGGTACTGTACCAGTTGGTCGTGTGGAAACTGGCATTCTGAAACCAGGCATGGTAGTAACATTTGCCCCTGTCAACGTTACAACTGAAGTAAAATCTGTTGAGATGCACCATGAGGCTCTAAGTGAAGCGCTGCCTGGTGACAATGTTGGCTTCAATGTAAAGAACGTGTCTGTTAAAGATGTCCGCCGTGGTAATGTTGCTGGTGACAGCAAAAATGACCCACCAATGGAAGCTGCTGGTTTCACAGCACAG GTTATCATTCTGAACCACCCTGGCCAAATTAGTgctggctatgcccctgtgctGGATTGCCACACTGCTCACATTGCCTGTAAGTTTGCTGAGCTGAAGGAGAAGATTGATCGTCGTTCTGGTAAGAAGCTGGAAGATGGTCCAAAATTCCTCaagtctggagatgctgccatcgTTGACATGATCCCTGGCAAGCCCATGTGTGTCGAGAGCTTCTCTGACTATCCTCCTCTGG GTCGTTTTGCTGTGCGTGACATGAGACAAACTGTTGCTGTCGGTGTCATCAAGGCGGTTGACaagaaagcagctggtgctggcaaGGTCACAAAGTCTGCCCAGAAGGCTCAGAAGGCTAAATGA